The Rhodococcus triatomae genome includes a window with the following:
- a CDS encoding GlsB/YeaQ/YmgE family stress response membrane protein yields the protein MLGLGIIGWIIIGGLAGWIGSKIMGTDEQQGIVLNIVVGVVGGLLGGFLLSIFGVDVESAGWFFSFFTCLLGAVILLWIVNAVRSRT from the coding sequence ATGCTCGGTCTCGGAATCATCGGATGGATCATCATCGGCGGTCTCGCCGGGTGGATCGGCAGCAAGATCATGGGAACGGACGAGCAGCAGGGCATCGTGCTGAACATCGTCGTGGGCGTCGTCGGAGGACTGCTCGGCGGCTTCCTGCTGAGCATCTTCGGCGTCGACGTCGAAAGTGCCGGCTGGTTCTTCAGCTTCTTCACCTGCCTGCTCGGTGCGGTGATCCTGCTGTGGATCGTGAACGCCGTTCGTAGCCGCACCTGA
- a CDS encoding DMT family transporter, translating into MAWLVLVVSGVLEAVWATALGRSEGFTRTGPTTVFVVGLVFSMIGLAYAMRTLPTGTAYAVWVGIGASLTVGYAMVTGAESASLVKIALILGIVACVVGLKVLH; encoded by the coding sequence ATGGCTTGGCTGGTTCTCGTCGTCTCCGGGGTTCTCGAAGCGGTCTGGGCGACCGCGCTCGGTCGTTCCGAAGGTTTCACCCGCACAGGCCCGACCACCGTGTTCGTGGTCGGGCTCGTCTTCAGCATGATCGGGCTGGCGTACGCGATGCGCACCCTTCCGACGGGGACCGCCTATGCGGTGTGGGTCGGAATCGGTGCGTCACTCACCGTCGGCTACGCGATGGTCACCGGCGCGGAGTCGGCGTCGCTGGTCAAGATCGCATTGATCCTCGGAATCGTCGCGTGCGTGGTCGGTTTGAAGGTGCTGCACTGA
- a CDS encoding alpha/beta hydrolase fold domain-containing protein, which translates to MTSTGSPVIRHDDVSRRAGLVHLFAQVLVKPLFTYWPLTDRGLAALARLEQAVDLLPKPRGVDIETVRLGGVRCERITHPRTATGDLRGASILYFHGGGFVFCGLATHRPLCGLLAAASGVPVTSVEYRQLPEGAIGASVADALAAYAALVEECEDPSKVIVAGDSAGGYLAMKIAEVATSLGLPAPVAVIGYSPLLNLDFEAHDRALLSRDAYLPLDKVIAVKERWLAGPDVIPGAQSPVDADPRGFPPVFFSAAENEMLRPDLEAMTATLHAAGRTVETHLWRGQIHAFPVIGKILRESRAIIGLSIDFAERAIGARRDVETGTDGVSDEATGRGGSAATS; encoded by the coding sequence ATGACGTCCACTGGGTCACCGGTGATCCGGCACGACGACGTGAGCCGACGTGCCGGACTCGTCCACCTCTTCGCGCAGGTCCTGGTCAAGCCCCTGTTCACGTACTGGCCGCTCACCGACCGCGGCCTGGCTGCCCTGGCCCGACTGGAACAGGCGGTGGATCTGCTCCCGAAGCCGCGGGGCGTCGACATCGAAACGGTGCGGCTCGGTGGGGTGCGATGTGAACGAATCACGCACCCCCGGACGGCGACCGGCGATCTTCGCGGAGCCTCCATCCTCTACTTCCACGGTGGTGGTTTCGTGTTCTGCGGCCTGGCCACGCACCGTCCGCTGTGCGGCCTGCTGGCCGCGGCCAGTGGCGTGCCGGTGACGTCGGTGGAGTATCGGCAACTGCCCGAGGGGGCGATCGGTGCCTCGGTCGCCGACGCTCTGGCCGCGTACGCCGCGCTGGTCGAGGAGTGCGAGGACCCGTCGAAGGTGATCGTCGCGGGAGACTCCGCGGGCGGCTACCTCGCCATGAAGATCGCCGAGGTCGCCACCTCGCTCGGACTACCGGCTCCCGTTGCGGTGATCGGATACTCGCCGCTGTTGAACCTCGACTTCGAGGCCCACGACCGAGCGCTCCTGTCCCGCGATGCATACCTGCCGCTGGACAAGGTGATCGCGGTGAAGGAGCGCTGGCTCGCGGGGCCGGACGTCATTCCCGGGGCCCAGTCGCCGGTCGACGCCGATCCCCGTGGCTTTCCGCCGGTCTTCTTCTCGGCCGCCGAGAACGAAATGCTCCGCCCCGATCTCGAGGCGATGACCGCCACCCTCCACGCGGCCGGCCGAACGGTGGAGACCCACCTCTGGCGGGGGCAGATCCACGCGTTTCCGGTGATCGGCAAGATCCTGCGGGAGAGCAGAGCGATCATCGGCCTCAGCATCGATTTCGCCGAGCGTGCCATCGGTGCCCGTCGCGACGTCGAGACGGGCACCGACGGTGTCAGTGACGAGGCGACAGGGCGTGGCGGGTCAGCGGCCACGTCGTGA
- a CDS encoding MFS transporter: MTLSDASTRTSAPPTATSATAGAPVQPPAPPVSWAPRLWAILAVLCLVMFLDGLDVSMVGVALPSLGAELGLSTTALQWIVNGYVLGFGGLLLLGGRTADLLGRRRVFLVALAVFAVASLVGGLVDDPTLLIASRFVKGLAAAFTAPTAMSILTTTFKEGPSRNRALAIFSVFGASGYSSGLILGGLLTSAGWRWTFLMPVPFALLALVVGAALIPRQPRADTGGHDLFGAATLVSGMLLAVYTVVAAPARGWTDPLTVVSFVGAAALLAAFLVIEQKVPHPLVRLGVLRIGSIVRANLAIVALFGSYLSFQFMMTIFLQSILGWSPLKMALALLPAGVIVAIGSPFVGRLIDRFGTPRIIAAALASLSAGYVWFLIAGSDQPSYPVAVLPSVLLLGVGFALGFTSIMSQATEGVDDSEQGLASGLVQTSAQVGAALVLALTTALVTSGSHSATAVAGFHQFQPGLVLVTGVALVGLAITTWPLTRHALSPRH; this comes from the coding sequence GTGACTCTCAGTGATGCCTCCACTCGGACTTCCGCGCCACCGACAGCGACTTCGGCCACGGCAGGTGCCCCCGTACAGCCGCCCGCGCCACCCGTCTCCTGGGCACCCCGGCTGTGGGCGATCCTCGCGGTGCTGTGCCTGGTGATGTTCCTCGACGGCCTCGACGTCTCGATGGTCGGCGTCGCCCTCCCCTCGCTGGGAGCCGAACTCGGCCTGTCCACCACGGCGCTGCAATGGATCGTCAACGGTTACGTCCTCGGCTTCGGCGGCTTGCTGCTGCTGGGCGGACGCACCGCCGATCTGCTCGGACGGCGCCGCGTGTTCCTCGTCGCGCTGGCCGTCTTCGCGGTCGCGTCCCTGGTCGGCGGCCTCGTCGACGACCCGACGCTGCTCATCGCCAGCCGCTTCGTGAAGGGCCTCGCGGCCGCCTTCACCGCACCGACCGCGATGTCGATCCTCACCACCACCTTCAAGGAAGGTCCGTCGCGCAACCGCGCGCTGGCCATCTTCTCGGTGTTCGGGGCCAGCGGCTACTCCTCCGGGCTCATCCTGGGTGGACTGCTGACCAGCGCCGGGTGGCGATGGACCTTCCTCATGCCGGTGCCGTTCGCGCTACTCGCCCTCGTCGTCGGTGCCGCGCTCATCCCACGGCAGCCCCGGGCCGACACCGGTGGCCACGACCTGTTCGGGGCGGCGACGCTCGTCTCCGGAATGCTCCTCGCGGTCTACACCGTCGTCGCAGCACCTGCCCGCGGCTGGACCGATCCGCTGACGGTGGTGTCCTTCGTCGGCGCCGCGGCACTACTCGCCGCCTTCCTGGTGATCGAGCAGAAGGTGCCACATCCGCTGGTCCGCCTGGGGGTCCTGAGAATCGGCTCCATCGTGCGCGCCAACCTCGCGATCGTCGCCCTGTTCGGCTCCTACCTGAGTTTCCAGTTCATGATGACGATCTTCCTGCAGTCGATACTGGGCTGGTCGCCACTGAAGATGGCGCTCGCGCTGCTCCCCGCGGGTGTGATCGTCGCGATCGGATCGCCGTTCGTCGGCAGGCTGATCGACCGATTCGGCACGCCGCGGATCATCGCCGCCGCCCTCGCGTCGCTGAGTGCCGGCTACGTGTGGTTCCTGATCGCCGGGAGTGACCAGCCGTCCTATCCCGTTGCGGTCCTCCCGAGCGTCCTCCTGCTCGGCGTCGGGTTCGCCCTCGGATTCACCTCGATCATGTCGCAGGCCACCGAAGGGGTGGACGATTCGGAGCAGGGCCTCGCCTCGGGCCTCGTCCAGACGTCGGCCCAGGTCGGCGCGGCCCTCGTGCTCGCCCTCACGACGGCGCTGGTCACCTCCGGATCCCATTCGGCGACCGCGGTGGCCGGGTTCCATCAGTTCCAACCGGGCCTGGTGCTCGTCACCGGCGTGGCGCTGGTCGGACTGGCGATCACGACGTGGCCGCTGACCCGCCACGCCCTGTCGCCTCGTCACTGA
- a CDS encoding MarR family winged helix-turn-helix transcriptional regulator has product MKSDAELRSTWRGLLDSYNGIACELDRRMQQAHGLSMSDFEALDRLMAPSCERPRMQDLAADMYLSPSALSRSVARLEKAGLVARALCEADRRGVFVDVTEQGRAVYADARKIQLDVLAERLSEESSGPDPRP; this is encoded by the coding sequence ATGAAGTCCGATGCCGAACTGCGCAGCACGTGGCGCGGGCTGCTGGACAGCTACAACGGCATCGCCTGCGAGCTGGACAGGCGGATGCAACAGGCCCACGGGCTGAGCATGAGCGACTTCGAGGCGCTGGACCGGCTGATGGCTCCGAGTTGCGAGCGTCCCCGCATGCAGGATCTGGCCGCGGACATGTATCTGAGCCCCAGCGCGTTGTCCCGCAGCGTCGCCCGACTCGAGAAGGCCGGTCTGGTGGCGCGGGCGTTGTGCGAGGCGGACCGCCGCGGTGTCTTCGTCGACGTCACCGAGCAGGGCCGGGCCGTGTACGCCGACGCCAGGAAGATTCAATTGGACGTTCTGGCCGAACGGCTTTCGGAGGAGAGCTCAGGACCCGACCCGCGGCCGTAG
- a CDS encoding alpha/beta hydrolase: MERHESSLLAEDGTRIVYDLWQPAGEVRGVLVLCHGFGEHARRYDHVADRLGELGLVVYAPDHRGHGRSGGKRVHLREWSDFLDDLSRLFEVVSREHPGADRFLLGHSMGGELALTYALDHQADLKALALSGPAVDVTSGTPRIVVEVGKLLGRFLPGVPVQTLDSAAISRDAAVVAAYEADPLVHHGKVPAGIARGLVVAAEQLPKRLPSLTIPILLQHGREDALASVRGTEMIAAAVGSSDVTVKIYDGLYHEVFNEPEQQMVLDDLIDWLRPRVGS; encoded by the coding sequence ATGGAGCGGCACGAATCGTCCTTACTCGCCGAGGACGGCACCCGGATCGTGTATGACCTGTGGCAGCCCGCGGGCGAGGTCCGCGGAGTCCTGGTGCTGTGTCACGGTTTCGGCGAGCACGCCCGCCGCTACGACCATGTGGCCGACAGGTTGGGCGAGCTGGGACTCGTCGTCTACGCCCCCGATCACCGCGGTCACGGCCGTTCGGGCGGAAAGCGGGTCCACCTGCGGGAGTGGTCCGACTTCCTGGACGACCTGTCCCGGCTCTTCGAGGTCGTCTCCCGCGAACACCCCGGGGCCGACCGGTTCCTCCTCGGGCACAGCATGGGCGGTGAGCTGGCGTTGACCTACGCCCTCGACCATCAGGCCGATCTGAAGGCACTCGCGCTGTCCGGCCCGGCCGTCGACGTCACCAGCGGCACCCCACGGATCGTGGTGGAAGTCGGCAAACTGCTCGGCCGGTTCCTTCCCGGCGTTCCGGTGCAGACCCTGGACTCCGCCGCGATCTCACGCGATGCCGCGGTGGTGGCGGCGTACGAGGCGGATCCACTGGTGCATCACGGCAAGGTACCCGCCGGGATCGCGCGCGGCCTGGTGGTCGCGGCCGAGCAACTCCCGAAACGGCTCCCCTCCCTGACGATTCCGATCCTGCTCCAGCACGGGCGCGAGGACGCACTGGCGAGCGTGCGCGGAACCGAGATGATCGCCGCCGCCGTCGGCTCGTCCGACGTGACGGTGAAGATCTACGACGGCCTGTACCACGAGGTGTTCAACGAACCGGAGCAGCAGATGGTCCTCGACGACCTGATCGACTGGCTACGGCCGCGGGTCGGGTCCTGA
- a CDS encoding MBL fold metallo-hydrolase, protein MTTPFQVADGVFLVSAGHTNWILLEEDGALTLVDSGYPAHREAVEDSVASIGRRPEDIRAMLITHAHVDHIGSASALAQQYSFPVFASPEEVPHARREYLQQAGPLQVAANAWRPGVLPWSLHIVRVGALKPVSVPEVQAFPSGGGALDVPGHPIPVPLPGHTSGHTGYLLPGAGAVVSGDALVTAHATSRVDGPQFLLPMFHHDEPQTHETVEALADLPADILLPGHGPAYRGSLRTAVDTARERVGRASA, encoded by the coding sequence ATGACGACACCCTTCCAGGTCGCAGACGGAGTGTTCCTCGTGAGCGCCGGACACACCAATTGGATCCTCCTCGAGGAGGACGGTGCCCTGACACTCGTCGATTCCGGCTATCCGGCGCACCGCGAGGCCGTCGAGGATTCGGTGGCCTCGATCGGCCGTCGGCCCGAGGACATCCGGGCAATGCTGATCACACATGCCCACGTCGACCACATCGGCTCCGCATCCGCTCTGGCGCAGCAGTATTCGTTCCCCGTGTTCGCCTCCCCCGAGGAGGTGCCGCACGCGAGACGCGAGTACCTCCAGCAGGCGGGGCCGTTGCAGGTCGCGGCCAATGCGTGGCGGCCCGGCGTGTTGCCCTGGAGTCTGCACATCGTCCGGGTCGGAGCGTTGAAGCCGGTCTCCGTTCCCGAGGTGCAGGCATTCCCGTCGGGCGGCGGAGCGCTGGACGTTCCGGGGCATCCGATCCCCGTGCCACTGCCCGGCCATACCAGCGGTCACACCGGATATCTCCTGCCCGGTGCCGGCGCCGTGGTCTCCGGAGATGCACTCGTCACGGCGCACGCCACGTCACGGGTCGACGGGCCCCAGTTCCTGCTGCCGATGTTCCACCACGATGAGCCCCAGACGCACGAGACGGTCGAGGCGCTGGCCGACCTGCCCGCCGACATCCTGCTCCCCGGGCACGGCCCCGCCTACCGGGGTTCACTGCGCACGGCGGTGGACACGGCTCGGGAACGGGTGGGCCGAGCCTCCGCGTAG
- a CDS encoding phytoene desaturase family protein: MATVDAVVIGSGPNGLVAAAILADAGWDVLVLEAQATPGGAVRTAELFPGYRSDLFSAFHPLAVASPAIRDLHLEDHGLRWSRSRFAVGHARSPHDEDAPVIHADAAETAADLDRHAPGDGDTWMRLVRQWEAVQEPLLDTLFTSFPPVRGPARLARTLGTAEALRFVRFLALPARRMVRELFSGDAARLLFLGNAMHADVPTDAPGSGVMGYLLTMLAQSVGYPTPTGGAGSLTAALIRRAESAGVTVRCAEPVVAVDVRDGRVRGVRTAGGERIAVRRAVVADTSAPSLYRDLLPEKSVPRRVLDDLDRFEWDTPTVKVNYALSGKVPWISRRLGEAGTVHLGADDDGLVRWNADLTTGVVPTSPFLLFGQMTTADASRSPAGTESCWAYTHLPRGVTDDDSAEQLAQRVDDTLEAHAPGFADLTVGRTVQRPSDLEAADANLVGGAVGGGTSQLHQQLVFRPTVGFGRSETPIAGLYLGSAAAHPGGGVHGVCGRNAARAALADRNVIRRRVTRTVIDLASRD; the protein is encoded by the coding sequence ATGGCCACCGTCGACGCCGTCGTGATCGGATCCGGCCCGAACGGCTTGGTCGCGGCAGCCATCCTCGCCGACGCCGGATGGGACGTCCTCGTCCTCGAGGCCCAGGCGACTCCGGGCGGCGCCGTCCGGACGGCCGAGCTCTTTCCCGGGTATCGCTCCGACCTCTTCAGTGCCTTTCACCCGCTGGCCGTGGCGTCGCCCGCGATCCGGGACCTCCACCTCGAGGACCACGGTCTGCGATGGAGCAGGTCCCGGTTCGCCGTCGGTCACGCGCGAAGTCCACACGACGAGGACGCTCCCGTCATCCACGCCGACGCCGCCGAGACAGCCGCGGATCTCGACCGGCACGCCCCCGGCGACGGCGATACCTGGATGCGGCTCGTACGGCAGTGGGAGGCCGTGCAGGAACCGCTGCTCGACACGTTGTTCACCTCGTTCCCGCCGGTGCGTGGTCCGGCCCGACTGGCTCGGACACTCGGTACCGCGGAGGCGCTACGGTTCGTCCGCTTCCTGGCACTTCCCGCGCGACGGATGGTGCGCGAACTGTTCTCGGGCGATGCGGCGCGACTGCTGTTCCTGGGCAACGCCATGCATGCCGACGTGCCCACCGACGCGCCGGGAAGTGGGGTGATGGGGTATCTGCTGACGATGCTGGCGCAGAGCGTCGGCTACCCGACTCCGACCGGTGGCGCCGGCTCCCTCACCGCGGCCCTGATCCGGCGCGCCGAATCCGCGGGCGTGACGGTTCGATGCGCAGAGCCCGTGGTCGCGGTCGACGTGCGCGACGGTCGCGTCCGTGGTGTGCGCACCGCCGGTGGCGAGCGCATCGCCGTTCGCCGTGCCGTCGTCGCCGATACCTCGGCACCGTCGCTGTACCGCGACCTCCTGCCCGAGAAGTCCGTTCCCCGTCGCGTTCTCGACGATCTCGACCGGTTCGAGTGGGACACTCCGACAGTGAAGGTCAACTACGCGTTGTCCGGAAAGGTCCCGTGGATCTCGCGTCGCCTCGGCGAGGCGGGCACCGTCCACCTCGGGGCCGACGACGACGGACTGGTCCGCTGGAACGCGGATCTGACGACCGGCGTGGTCCCGACGAGTCCGTTCCTCCTGTTCGGCCAGATGACGACCGCGGACGCTTCCCGATCGCCGGCGGGCACCGAAAGTTGCTGGGCCTACACACACCTGCCCCGCGGCGTCACCGACGACGACTCGGCCGAGCAGCTGGCACAGCGGGTGGACGACACCCTCGAGGCGCACGCGCCGGGCTTCGCCGATCTGACCGTCGGCCGGACGGTGCAACGCCCGAGCGACCTCGAGGCGGCCGATGCGAACCTGGTGGGCGGCGCGGTCGGGGGCGGCACCTCGCAGCTGCACCAGCAACTCGTCTTCCGCCCCACAGTAGGGTTCGGTCGCTCCGAAACCCCCATCGCGGGACTCTATCTGGGGAGCGCCGCGGCACACCCCGGCGGTGGCGTCCACGGGGTGTGCGGCCGCAACGCGGCACGGGCCGCTCTGGCCGACCGCAACGTGATCCGCCGCCGTGTGACTCGCACCGTCATCGACCTGGCGTCCCGTGACTGA
- a CDS encoding TetR/AcrR family transcriptional regulator: MSGIRGQGRKFDLDEATDAAMHTFWNHGYEGTSIAMLTSAMGIKAPSLYAAFGSKEELFFCVVEHYNSTRGGYMKRAFDEERHSPTLVRRLLLESAVHYAATDSPGGCLVISSAICVGSDNAHVADRLRALRNANIETLRARLDADRRNGVVPAQTDPDATASFAAAVLQGMSQRGRDGASRDELEVTAEMACRAMGFP; the protein is encoded by the coding sequence ATGTCCGGGATCCGCGGGCAAGGCAGAAAGTTCGACCTCGACGAGGCGACGGACGCGGCGATGCATACGTTCTGGAACCACGGCTACGAGGGGACGTCGATCGCGATGCTCACGAGCGCGATGGGCATCAAGGCACCCAGTCTGTACGCCGCCTTCGGGAGCAAGGAGGAACTGTTCTTCTGCGTCGTCGAGCACTACAACAGCACGCGTGGCGGATACATGAAGCGCGCCTTCGACGAGGAGCGGCACTCCCCCACACTGGTTCGGCGGCTACTCCTGGAATCCGCCGTACACTACGCGGCCACGGACAGCCCTGGAGGGTGCCTCGTCATCAGCTCCGCGATCTGTGTCGGGAGCGACAACGCGCACGTCGCCGACCGGCTCCGCGCCCTCCGCAACGCCAACATCGAGACCCTGCGGGCGCGGCTCGACGCCGACCGCAGGAACGGCGTCGTCCCGGCGCAGACGGACCCGGACGCGACCGCCTCGTTCGCGGCCGCGGTACTCCAGGGCATGTCGCAACGCGGACGCGACGGGGCGAGCCGCGACGAGCTCGAGGTCACGGCGGAAATGGCGTGCCGGGCCATGGGCTTCCCCTGA
- a CDS encoding sedoheptulose 7-phosphate cyclase, translated as MRSGASFRHGLSQSHDTHAIWTVEAVKQVKYHVIATRDLFDPSNTRLLDACPEAPLAPGDRRLLVIDSNVARLQGNRIESYFRHHGVETTMLSLRADEAVKGWDTVTTVVDAMNAFGIDRRREPVIAIGGGVLTDVVGFAASVYRRGTPYIRIPTTLIGLVDAGVGVKTGVNYGRGKNRLGTYAPATATYIDRTFLRTLDERHLANGLAEILKLALIKSAELFGLLESYGPRLIADRFQGSTGDLDAAAVAVTDEAIHLMLEELQPNLWESCLERCVDYGHTFSPTLEMEALPTLLHGEAVCIDMALTTVIAHLRGDVGAADTDRILDLMTALGLPVWTDVLARPGILDGALADTVRHRDGHQRLPLPLGIGRHRFVDDVTPAELSRALGVLGSIQARPSALVGGRP; from the coding sequence ATGCGCAGTGGTGCATCGTTCAGGCACGGGCTCAGTCAGAGTCACGACACACACGCGATATGGACCGTCGAGGCGGTCAAGCAGGTCAAGTACCACGTGATCGCGACGCGCGATCTCTTCGATCCGTCCAACACCCGACTTCTGGACGCTTGTCCGGAGGCTCCGCTCGCTCCGGGTGACCGGCGGCTGCTCGTCATCGACTCCAATGTCGCTCGCCTGCAAGGGAATAGGATCGAGTCGTACTTCCGTCACCACGGAGTGGAAACCACCATGCTTTCCCTGCGTGCGGACGAAGCGGTGAAGGGTTGGGACACCGTGACCACGGTGGTCGACGCGATGAACGCCTTCGGGATCGACCGTAGGAGGGAACCGGTCATCGCGATCGGAGGCGGTGTCCTGACAGACGTCGTCGGTTTCGCCGCAAGCGTGTATCGCAGGGGGACACCGTACATCCGGATCCCGACGACGCTCATCGGACTGGTGGACGCGGGGGTCGGCGTCAAGACGGGTGTGAACTACGGCCGGGGAAAGAACCGGCTGGGAACCTATGCTCCCGCGACCGCGACCTACATCGACCGGACCTTCCTCCGCACGCTGGACGAACGGCACCTCGCCAACGGCCTCGCCGAGATCCTGAAGCTCGCCCTGATCAAGTCGGCCGAGCTCTTCGGGTTGCTCGAATCCTATGGCCCGCGGCTCATCGCGGACCGGTTCCAGGGCTCGACCGGGGACCTCGACGCCGCGGCCGTCGCGGTGACGGACGAGGCGATCCACCTCATGCTCGAGGAACTGCAGCCGAATCTGTGGGAATCGTGCCTCGAGCGGTGCGTCGACTACGGGCACACCTTCAGTCCCACACTCGAAATGGAGGCGCTCCCCACGCTCCTGCACGGCGAGGCGGTCTGCATCGACATGGCACTGACGACGGTGATCGCCCACCTGCGCGGTGACGTCGGCGCCGCCGACACCGACCGGATCCTGGATCTGATGACAGCGCTCGGGCTCCCGGTGTGGACCGATGTCCTGGCACGGCCGGGAATCCTCGACGGCGCCCTGGCCGACACCGTACGTCACCGGGACGGCCACCAGCGGCTTCCGTTGCCGCTGGGCATCGGCCGTCACCGGTTCGTCGACGACGTCACACCGGCCGAACTCTCCCGTGCGCTCGGTGTTCTCGGATCCATACAGGCGCGACCCTCTGCTCTGGTCGGCGGCCGTCCGTGA
- a CDS encoding 3-oxoacyl-ACP synthase III family protein, producing MKWPNLYIEGFSSYLPAERERAVDMVAVGRYDEIEHQKTGQVSVVVARPEEGETAPEMAVVAGRAALADAGRHPSEIDVLIHAVVLHNGLEAWNCGSYLQGQMGIEGCIPIEIRTACAGGILGIELVGRYCGGSGKGMVTAADVWQRPLFDRWASDSGLAYGDGAGAVVLGFEGGPFRVLSTSVVSDPHLEQMHRGDESMALPHYSGNLPIDLRRRVGGYTRSHDIDEFWTRNAAAVSACAQTALDDSGSEHGDIATWVLPNFGNVLLRKQCLEPLKIPPEQTLFRYGREIGHTGAADPFVGLDLVRRNHDLEAGDRLMLIGIGVGFTWGCAVVEYTGTDADEGNERR from the coding sequence GTGAAGTGGCCGAACCTCTACATCGAGGGCTTCTCGTCGTACCTCCCCGCCGAGCGGGAGCGGGCTGTGGACATGGTCGCTGTCGGACGCTACGACGAGATCGAACATCAGAAGACGGGCCAGGTCTCGGTGGTGGTCGCCCGTCCGGAGGAGGGCGAGACGGCACCCGAGATGGCCGTCGTGGCCGGTCGAGCGGCGCTCGCGGACGCGGGTCGACACCCGTCGGAGATCGACGTACTCATTCACGCCGTGGTGCTGCACAACGGGCTCGAGGCGTGGAACTGCGGGTCCTATCTCCAGGGGCAGATGGGAATCGAGGGCTGTATCCCCATCGAGATACGAACTGCGTGTGCCGGGGGGATTCTCGGGATCGAATTGGTGGGTCGATACTGCGGCGGATCCGGCAAGGGAATGGTGACTGCTGCCGACGTGTGGCAGCGCCCGCTCTTCGACCGATGGGCGTCGGACAGTGGGCTCGCCTACGGGGACGGGGCCGGAGCCGTCGTTCTCGGATTCGAGGGTGGCCCGTTCCGGGTGCTGTCGACCTCGGTGGTGAGTGACCCCCACCTCGAGCAGATGCACCGGGGGGACGAATCGATGGCGCTGCCGCACTATTCGGGCAACCTGCCGATCGACCTCCGCAGACGGGTGGGTGGCTACACGCGGAGCCACGACATCGACGAGTTCTGGACTCGCAATGCGGCCGCGGTGTCCGCATGCGCGCAGACGGCACTCGACGACTCGGGAAGCGAACACGGCGACATCGCCACCTGGGTCCTTCCGAACTTCGGCAACGTCCTGTTGCGCAAGCAATGCCTCGAGCCGCTGAAGATTCCGCCGGAGCAGACGTTGTTCCGGTACGGACGGGAGATCGGCCACACCGGCGCCGCAGATCCGTTCGTCGGACTCGATCTGGTGCGGCGCAACCACGACCTCGAGGCCGGGGATCGGCTGATGCTCATCGGAATCGGCGTCGGATTCACCTGGGGATGTGCGGTCGTGGAATACACCGGAACAGATGCGGACGAGGGGAACGAGCGTCGATGA